The Cellulomonas wangleii genome includes a region encoding these proteins:
- a CDS encoding alpha/beta fold hydrolase, producing MPLTVGRAHAPTATTCRVDRMRIDGLALRTRTLRDAMVDELPERDRLDVVLVHGLGASSATFDPLARRLARAGTVHLLDLPGFGRVPRPRTDVGVADLARLVTRWAGRTGIEGATWVGHSMGAQVVVEAVATTPAVASHAVLVGPTVDDDAPTATEQMLRLVAGNVFEPVRAQALLARTYAECGPRWYLAVLRHMLQHPVAERLRQVDAPVLVVRGEHDRVAPPGWTARLASAAPRGTHVTVPGASHAAMYPRADEVADLVLEHVAR from the coding sequence ATGCCGCTGACGGTCGGCCGGGCCCACGCACCCACGGCGACGACGTGCCGGGTCGACAGGATGCGGATCGACGGGCTCGCGCTGCGCACCCGCACGCTGCGCGACGCGATGGTGGACGAGCTGCCGGAGCGGGACCGGCTCGACGTCGTGCTCGTGCACGGGCTGGGGGCCTCGTCGGCGACGTTCGACCCGCTCGCGCGGCGGCTCGCACGCGCCGGGACCGTGCACCTGCTCGACCTGCCGGGCTTCGGGCGCGTCCCGCGCCCCCGCACCGACGTCGGTGTGGCGGACCTGGCCCGGCTCGTCACGCGCTGGGCCGGGCGCACCGGGATCGAGGGCGCCACCTGGGTCGGGCACTCCATGGGCGCGCAGGTCGTGGTCGAGGCGGTCGCCACGACGCCCGCCGTCGCGTCCCACGCGGTGCTCGTCGGCCCCACCGTCGACGACGACGCCCCCACCGCCACCGAGCAGATGCTGCGTCTGGTGGCCGGCAACGTCTTCGAGCCGGTGCGGGCGCAGGCGCTGCTGGCGCGTACCTACGCCGAGTGCGGACCCCGCTGGTACCTCGCGGTGCTGCGGCACATGCTGCAGCACCCCGTCGCCGAGCGGCTCCGGCAGGTCGACGCGCCCGTGCTCGTCGTGCGGGGCGAGCACGACAGGGTCGCACCGCCCGGGTGGACGGCTCGGCTCGCGTCCGCGGCGCCGCGCGGCACGCACGTGACGGTCCCCGGGGCGTCGCACGCCGCGATGTACCCCCGCGCCGACGAGGTCGCGGACCTCGTGCTGGAGCACGTCGCGCGATGA
- a CDS encoding esterase/lipase family protein, whose translation MRPARLRAAGRAAAEVWHRLRQGVAWVRDYAWIVRAQARAVLAAPLPDSLAAGDRTPVLLLPGIYETWPVMTSLARALHAAGHPVHTVPALGLNLRPLGASMPLVVERLEALGLTRVVLVAHSKGGLIGKMVLADEHAGPRVAGLVAVNTPFAGSVYARWFPVRPVRALSPLDVHLLALARDVAAHARIWSIFARFDPHVPGGSELAGAVNVRLPLDGHFRPLGDPLLHAAVLDAVTHLADGAGPSPGP comes from the coding sequence GTGCGACCGGCCCGGCTGCGGGCGGCCGGGCGGGCGGCCGCGGAGGTGTGGCACCGGCTGCGCCAGGGGGTGGCCTGGGTCCGGGACTACGCGTGGATCGTCCGCGCGCAGGCGCGGGCGGTGCTCGCCGCACCGCTGCCGGACTCCCTGGCGGCGGGCGACCGCACGCCCGTCCTGCTGCTGCCCGGGATCTACGAGACGTGGCCGGTGATGACGTCGCTGGCGCGGGCCCTGCACGCCGCGGGGCACCCCGTGCACACGGTCCCGGCGCTCGGGCTCAACCTGCGGCCGCTGGGGGCCTCGATGCCGCTCGTGGTGGAGCGGCTGGAGGCCCTGGGGCTCACTCGCGTCGTGCTGGTGGCGCACTCCAAGGGCGGGCTGATCGGCAAGATGGTGCTCGCCGACGAGCACGCCGGCCCGCGGGTCGCGGGGCTGGTGGCCGTCAACACCCCGTTCGCCGGCTCGGTGTACGCGCGGTGGTTCCCGGTGCGTCCGGTGCGGGCGCTGTCGCCCCTCGACGTGCACCTGCTCGCCCTGGCCCGGGACGTCGCGGCGCACGCGCGGATCTGGTCGATCTTCGCGCGGTTCGACCCGCACGTCCCCGGCGGCAGCGAGCTCGCGGGCGCGGTCAACGTCCGCCTGCCGCTCGACGGGCACTTCCGCCCGCTCGGCGACCCTCTCCTGCACGCCGCGGTGCTGGACGCGGTCACGCACCTCGCCGACGGTGCCGGGCCCTCGCCCGGTCCCTGA